GAGGGAGGCCCCTTCCCTGGGGCTCTGGGGAGGCACCTGTGAAGACAGACCTGAAGCGAATCCCTGACAGCCCCTGCCCTGCTGTGAGTGGGCCTGACTCCCAAGTCCTGGCCCAGCACCTCCAGCCCCCTCTGGCTTCTCACGTTCCTGCACCATCTGGGCTACACCAGTCATTTCCTTTCCCACACTGGCGCTGCGCAGGCTTTGCTTGGTGACCGGCCCCACCTGACCGGGCAGCTTCTCTGGAGCTGGAGCCTGGGGACCCACACAGGAAATCTCAGCCTCTCCAGCCAACTCTTGCTTCTTCTCCTTTGAGTCCACCCAGAGTCCAGGAGaaggtgtggggagaggggcaaTGGCCACACCCTGAGTCCCATCTAGAAGCTTCTCTGGGCTTGGCACAATGAGGTCCTTGTCCCTCTCACTGCTCCCAGCTCTTGCCTTTTCTCCTGGTGCACCCTGGGGCCCATCGGCAGTCAGGGCTCTGAGCCCAGCCTTCTCAAAGATCTTGGTGATGTGCTCCCTGAAGTCAGGGAAGCCACTGACCGTGCTAGTCTGCTTGGAGCGCGCATGCAGACCACCCGATGTGCCTCTGCTCAGATCCTCGGGGGGTTCTACCATCCTCTCCCCAATGCTCTTTGTCCCCTTTGCTGTCTCACCCGCCATGCCCTCCTCACAGGCAGGGGGTGCTGGAATCTCATAGGGTTTGGCACCTGCTGCTTTCTCCTCCACTAGCATGTGCTCACCCTTGGTCAGAAGTGGCATCCTGTCCAGGTAGGGCATGGAGTCCACAGGTCCCTCAAGAGTGCCAGCTTTGGAGCTTCCACCACTGGCTTGTGCCCCAGTGATTTCCCTACCTGTAGCTGCTGGTTGTGGGAGGGAGGCCGGGAGGCCCAAAGACAGCTTCATGGAGGTGGCATTTTCCAAGGCAAGCAGAGGCGCCTCTGTGGGAGAAGTGCTTTCACCAGGAGCTCTGGGCCCTTGGGAGGAGAGAGCTTTCTCTCCACTGTCTTCTGCCCCTTCCCTGGGAGCAACCTCCACATGCAGGTAAGGAGGGTCAGGAGCAGCGTCTTCTGGTGGCCCAGATAGCAAGAGCCTCTCTGCGCTGGAGACAGCCTGTGCTTCAGGAATCTCTGCCATGCTCCTGTGAATCCCACCCAGCTCTCCGGCTGGTGGCAAGGCATCCTGGCAGCTGGCCGAAGGCTGCTCAGCTTGGCAGGGCTCACCTGGGGCAGAGGTAGAAGTTTCCTCCCCAGGGGAGGGGCATTGCCCAGTATTAAGGAATCCAGCATTCAAAGCAGCTTCTCCTGCGTCCTCTGGAGCTGACTGCATCCCCAGGTCCCCTCTGCCAGCGTTCCCACTGGTCTCAGCAGCTCTGCCTTGCTCCTGGGCTGATGGGAAACTTCCAAGAAGCTCTCGGGCCTCGGCATCCGAGGTGGCGGGCTGCTCCATTTCCTTCCGTGGGGCCAGCACTGGCCGCTGTCTGCCTCCCTGGGTTTCAGCACCTGACTCTCTCTCTGGGGCATCCTGGGTGGTTGTGACGCTGGGGCTGGCGGGTGCTGGAACTGGCGGGCAGTGAGCTGCATCCAGGAGAGCCACGGGCTCAGGCTGCCGAGGCGGAGTCCCCACTGTGTTcgcacttgtcttctctgttttactCAAGCCCTCGAGCAGGCGCCGAGTGTCAGCGGCTTCAGAAGCTCCTCCATCACCGAGACATGCTTCTTCATGCTGGCTGCTGACTTCCAGCGTACCCACCAGCTCTTGTCGGGACTTGCTTGGCCCTTGCCCAGCACAgcaattttcctttctgttcaaGTTACCTGCAAGAGAGGACTCTTCGGAGGTGTCTGCCGCAGGAGGCCCCACCCCGGACGGCCGGCGGTCACTGCGTGCTCCCTCTTGCCCATTCTCCCCTAGGGCAGGCAGCTCTGGGCTTACTGGTGCTGACAACTCCGACTGCTCTGTCGCAGGGCTCTCCAGAACCGAGTCCCTGGCAGCCGATCGTGTAGCATCAGACAGACTGTCTTTGGGGTGCTCCCTCTGTAGCTCCGATCTGGAAGCCTGCTCCTTTTCTCCACAAGTGGGCAAGCACGCATCCTCCTGAGGTGTCACAGGTACGTGGATTTGGGAAGAATCTGTGCCCAGCTTCTTCAAACCTGGATCACCTGGATAAGTCTCTTCCCCATTTTTACACACTCGGGTCTTCTCCCTGAGCATATCAAAGATGGATGCATCTGGGTCTGACTGGGATGGCTGGAGATGATTCTCAGAAGGTACTGAGGGCCTCTCAGGTGCAGCTACTCGTATGCAGCTATCCCCTGGGAAGGACGGGATTCCTTGCTGACTGTGCTCCAGACTGAGCGACGTGAGCCCGCTGTCCATTGCCAAGTCCTCCCCCTCAGGGGGCTGTGGCCCATCAGCCCGGGCTTCCTGTCCAGCTGCATCATGGCCCAGCCCACAAGACCGGTCTGGGGATGCCGGCAAGCCCGCCTCCTCACAGTTGTCAGGTGTCCGCGCAGATGGGTGGCTCATGGCCTTTATTTCAGATCTGCGCTCCACCTCCTGGGCTTTAGGGACAACCTCTGCAGCAGGAGTTGACAGGAAATCTGATTTCTCAGATTCCAAGGCAGGAAGAGAGTCCATTATTCCCAATCCCCCCAGGTCCTGGAGGGTGTGGGGACATTTGGTCTGCAATCTGGGCCCCTCCCAGCCAGCTCCCTCGGGAAGAACATGCTCACCAGctccgtccggccccgggatcAGGATGCGACCGTTCTCATGGAGCTTGGGCAGTGAGTCAGATGCATGGGCCACTGAGCTCCGAGCTGCGCCTTCTGATACAGAGCCcagcctgcctgtgggctgggggccCTCCTCACGGAGTGGCTGTGCTGAGTCTGTGCTGGGAAGGACTTGGCTCTCCACAGTGCCGTTCAGCTTTGAAATCTCATCTTTCTCCACCTCTGGGTCAGGCCTACAGCCAAGGGCCTGGGGTTGCTCTCCCTGTGGGTTTTCAGGATTCGCACTGGGTAGCTCTGGGGCTTCTTCCTGTCCTCTAGGGCTGGCCTCTGGTAGTCCACTTTCCTCATTGACCACAGCTGGGCTTTGGGGGGCCTTGGCTTCACGCTCTGGTCCCAGGGCACTTTCATCTGATGTactggggagaggagggggcaGCACCCCTTGTTGGACTTCGTGGCCTTGCTCCTTAATGGAgagctctcccctctcctcctgggGCAAAGGGGGAGGAACCTCTCTGGGGATCCCTTCTGGATGCACTCCCGCTCTTCCAAGATCTGATGCACACTTCTCCTGTCCCCCCAACTCAGCACCTGCCAGCTCTTCAGCCGGAACTCTAAGAACTGGTATCTCAGCCCCGTGAACCATCTCCCTGGCCAGCCAGCTGGGATTTGCTGCAGCCGCAGAGGCCCAAGTGGCCGGCTGTGGACTGAGGTTTGGAGCTGGACGCACTTCCTCTGCCGGTACATGCGGGGACTGCTCAGCACTCATGAGCAGAACCCCTTCGGGCTGGTCACCTGGTGGTGCGCAGACAGCATTACCGGGCTGGGCTCCCCACCCTCTTGTCTGCGAGGAATGCTGAGCATCACTGGCATCCAGAGTCTCCTTCCTagagcctccagcccctggcgcCAGGGCAGGACGCAGTGACCCCCAGGGCAGCTCTGTGCAGGGTAGATGTGCTCCCATTTGCTGCTGGCAGATTTCCTGGGATGCAGCATTTATGTCCTCTTCTTGGGAAGCCCCTGAATTTTTCCTAGTAGAACCGCAGGGCTTGAGGAAAACCGAGTCATCAGCCAAGTCTTCAGGCATCACCTCCACTTggcatttttctctgtctgaggCTCTTGGGGCTGGATCTTGCAGGATTGGGGTCTCAGTTTTTGTGGGGGACTCCTCCAGGCCAGCTGAGCTCTCCTTGCCTGGGTGGGCTGCAGCAGGGGCCTTGGGGACCACCCCCTGCCCAGACTCTGTGGGGGGAAAGCCACCTGCAGCCTCCTTCCCTGGTGACCCGAAACCACCTGGCTGGCTGACCTCCGCACATGGCTGCTCTTTCAGAGGTGCTGGTGGCCTTCCTGGCTGCTGTTCAAGGTGACTGGAGGAAGCCGCTTTATCAACCTCTTCCTTCATGCCTCCCTCTCTTCCGGCACTAGGCACGATGGTGGCCACACTGCCCCAAGCAGAGCTGTCCTCCTCAGGGACAAAGGCTGCCAGGGCCACCCCTGGGGCTTTGGGGGAAGGTTCCCTCCTGGAATGTTGAACGAGGGGCCAACCTTCAGGTGCTTCTGCCGGGCTTTCCAAGCACCCTTCTGGGGAGCCCTCAGCAAAGGGCATGGTGGCTGAGTGGCACTCCTGCtcccagggggagggagggctgggcagtGGAGAGCTTTCTGGACCCCTGGCTTCCTGGGGGCACTTCCTTGGCTCAGTCACCTCTGGGCACACGGTGCACGGATCCTGGCTGGCAGCCCTCTCAGAAGCGGAGCAGGAGCCTCCACGCCCACACCTGcgaataatgaaaacattttgtttcaTCAGGTCTCAGGGATGTTGAGGACGAGGCCGCATGACAGGCCAGTTCTCTCCAACCCTCTCGCCTTTAACAGCCACAAGACACACCTGCCCATGCACCTCAGTCCTCTCCATGAAGGCTGCCCCTAAGGCCACTCCTCCTATAACCACTACACATGCTCTCGTTATCCCCAAAATCGAAGCAGGGAGCCCCAAATATTCAGTTTGGGGCTTTTCATGTTGGTCAGTACTGAATAGGGAAGTATGGAAACTAATTCATAATCGTCTAAACTGCAGGAACTCCAAAAGTTTTTAGTAAGTAGAGAGTTTGAATTAGTTTAATGTGGGTTACAAAGAGATCTCAAACACTTCTGAGGATGCTTAGATGTTCAGGAAAAAAGCACAAGTGGGTAAAGTCatgcttcaaaataaaaagctattcTTGGTAACTGTTTACTTGACTCCTCACATTCAAAGGTGGTACTGTGAGGGGCATAGCCCCCAAATCAATCTATTTAGCTGTGGAATTTCTGCAAATGACTGATATGTAAAATTCTTGGGAGCTGAATTACCTTTATACCCATATTTGTCTTAACTTGAACATATTTTGCTGGACAATGTGTGAAGAAAAACTATGGCTCAAATTATGGACTTGCTATAGATAACTAACTACCTAGTTATTGTAAACTAGCCTATTACCTGGCATATTTTGACTGTATTTCTAATTccgtaatattttattaaatgcatttctaaactttaaaagtaatacatggcagatacaaaatttagaaaatgtagaaaaaatatcTCCCACATGCTTGCCACTTGAAGCGTTCTGGCGAATAACATTTTTCTCCATGTGATTTTCTATGGgatgtaatttttgttatttttacataGCTGTGATTCTGTATACTTGCTATGATCAAATATCTTTTGCTATCAAGAGAAATTGCTAAAGGCAAAATTAATAGGAGTATGTCTTTCCTAAGGCTTTTACCATGATGTTTAAAAGAAGATTTGTGGAATCTTCTTGTAActgttacatacacacacattcacatgttCATAGACCCACAGTGTCTTGGATATGACCAGAGGAAAGATCCTACCTGTTTCACTACCAAAACTCTAGCTTCCCATGCAAGGTGAcgcatatatatttttagtgaGAGATGCATACAATGGGAAGGTGAAGtacattccttttaaaaatttagaaatccaTGTCATGGAgtgaattgtgtccccctaaaatCCATGTGTTGAAACGCTAGCCCCCAACATGACTGTACGTGGAGAAGGGGCCTTCATGGAGTTAAAGTTTAAAAAGGTCTTAAGAGCGGAGCCCTGATGCAGTAGGACTGGGGTCCTTCCGAGAAGAGGGAGACAGCAGGAGCGGGCTCGCGCGGggaagacacagcaggaaggACCACCTGCAGCCAAGAGGGGCCTCACCAGAAGCCACCTCTTCTGGCTCCGTAACTCGGaattccagcctctagaactattAGGAAATTAATTCTGCTGCTGAAGCCACCCTGTCTGTGGTGCTCGGTCATGGCAGTATGAGCGGACTAATGCAATGGGTATATGCACTTTACATTGAACTTTGCAATATTTTTGAGGTTCCAAATTTTCCAAAGTGAAACGTTGGGACAATGATAATGGATGAATCCACTGGAAGTAATGCTTTTGCACGGATGATCTCCATTAACCCTGAGGAGAGCCAGCCGAGGTGCTATCACGCCATTTCGTAGATGAGAATTCTGAGAACAGGTTAGGCTTGGATTCGGCGGGCGTCTCACTCCATGGGCCATGATCTTCTCACTCACTCTCTGCTGCCTCGGAGAATAAAAGCTTCCAAGGAGGGAGTCCCAAATTCATCTGTTGAAACCTGTTCCCCAGGGTGATGGTATGAGGACGTAGGGgctctgggaggtgattaggtaaTGAGAGTGGAGCCCACATGAATGGAAGTAGTGTCCTTCTAGAAGAGACCCCAGAGGGCTCCCTCACCCCTCTGCCtttgaggacacagtgagaagacggCTGTCTGAAACAGGAAggaggctctcaccagacacggAGTCTGCTGGCCCCTTGATGCTGAGCTTCCCGGCCTCCAAAACTATGAGCAACTGACATCTGTTGCAATAGCCACTCACCCTCTCCTCTTTACCTgaccccactccagcctcttGCCAAGCCCCTCACCTACGAAATGTTCGTGACATCACACAACATCCTGGAAGGAGGTGTGTACGCATCATCACTACACCAGTCATCCGCATTCAAAAAGGAGATTCAATCACAGGAATAACTAGATACCTATTGCAGCTGATTTCTATTGCTGTTATAATAAATTGCCACAGAATTAGTGGCTTTAGACAgtacaaattaattttcttacagttctataGGAAAATGTCTGACACGGCTCTCACTGGGCTGATATCATGGTGTCAGGGGGCTGTGTTCCCTTCTGGAAGCCCTAGGGACCAAGGCGCTTCCTTGCTTTTCCAGAGGCTGCCCACGTCTGTGACTCACAggctcttcctccatcttcaaagccagcagcgcAGAATCTTCCTCCGGTCCATCTTAGATATTTACATCAATTTCAGGGATTAAGAAGAGGACATccttgctgggggctgggggcatcTAAGATGGACCGGAGAGTGAGGCAGCTACTGTCTCAACCAGATTAGCATTTTCAGACCTAAAAGCCGAGCTAATGAGGGCAAAGAAGAGAAACATCAGAGGGTAAGTTAGGTGAATCCCTCCAATCCTCAGATGGTCACGAGGGCAGCCGCACCCACGCAGAGCCCTGGCCCAGCGCTGCTGACCTGGGTGAAAACACCCGGGTGTGGGTAACGCCCTCAGCCTGGCTTCACTAAAGTACGAGGCTCAGAGGGCTCACCAACCACAGGGCTGTTGTCTCCATGGATTGTTCTGGAACTGCACCTCAGCACTCTGCATGTGGCCATTTTCCTTGTAACAAGCACTTTACATTGAACTGTGTCCCACCCATTCACTAGGGGTCACATTGTTTAGTAGTAATGAGATTGATGGTGTGCAGTTCAGAAATGAAGCGCTCCTATTGATGTCTGCTTGCTCAGGAAGCCCAGATCACAGCCTCCTCCAAACCAAGCTGCTTCTAGTCCCCGCCTCTGACTGGGGAGTGTGTGGGTTACCTTCAGGCTGGCTGAAATCACTGTTATATGGGGACAAGATGGCAAATTCACTTGATTTGGGCACCTTGAAAACTTACGGATCTTACCAGGATCAAATTCCCATTGAGTGTGAGGCACACACTCCCCCAAAGTAAGGATCTAGCTTGGTTTATTTAGCACAAGCTGATCACCAGCAATCCTTTTGACTGCCCATCAGAAGCAATTTTTAAAACCAGATTAAAGACACTCACGAGGAGCAGATTTGCCTTAGGGCAGGAAAAATTCTAAGAACTCATCTGTGAGGGCCCTGCCTTAATTGAAACTTACATAATGCCCTTTATACTTTAAGTCTGAGTCAGAATGTGTGGAGGGGGTTCTGCTCAGAATCCGAAGGCTAGCTCTTGTGGGCTGGGCAGTGTGGCCCTCTCACAGGAGGCTTGCAGTTCAAAGGTGGTTGCTGCCTTTAGGTTGAGGTCAGGAGGGCACACAGATTGCAGACCACGGCCCCCAGCATGACAGTGGGAGAAGCACAGTAGGGGGGTTACTGGGGAGCCCAGGTGATTTGCTGCCCCAAAGGTCTGAGCAGACTATGGAGAGGTAGAAAAGGTCCTCCCTACTACCTTAGCTGGACGATCGCATCCACATGGGTTTCTAAGTGCATAGTTTTGAAGACATACCCATGAACAGACTGGGGATGCTTAAAgggagtgagacagggaccatggatgtagtcagagtagggtgagggcctccggagggggcagggcaggatatttgcagtcagagcaatgtaactacatgcaaagaaacccccctactaaaactctgttaaacattgagctctagaatcattcttcagtgagatcagttgatgttccccagataaagaagagtagcacatgttttattatgctaatcatttgtagccatgtgtaagattcactttagcctAGGCCGATGTGCTGTCTTTcgtccttcagatctgatgaagtgattttgcaaactgagcaactaatttagcaagtaagcccaggcataaacaacacagtaaaaggcaagaaggattccaccttaaagataagattgcattttaatacccaagaagttaagatgttagaaattcttaccttactctttagcaaacaattcctcagcccaccttgggggctgggcaggtggccttgtttcatatgctcccagaccaagatgctggtatctcagagagaaatcatcagaggaagttgcttgtgttaattctaaatattcagggaccacttaacaagtccacgcccctaagtttttttcatgttctcaaaaaatcctcaactgcctataaaactcctagacaaagcaccaccacgggctctcttgtcccctcttggcatgagccaggagctctattctctcactttatctctaaataaaagcctgtaccttgctctcttaCCCTGAGTGTTTGTGAAACTCactcttcggcttcgtgaacaagaaccccggcaccaGGAGGAAGGAGGCCGGTTGAGGAGACACCAAGCCTGGACCCCACACTAGCAGGCATTAAGGGGCCCAACACAGCCATAAAGACAGACTGTCAAGATGGGGAGTTGACAgtactgagcatttactaagGGCAGGTGGTGCTAAGTACTTTCCAGTTACGATTGCATGTAATCCACATGGTAGCCTGGCAGAGTGAATGGCCCCCCCATGCACACATCGAGAAATATTTCAGAGAGGTTCAAGCCTGGACCTGGGGTTGCAGAGCTCCAGTTGCAGGGCAAGATCAAGCCCTGTACTGTCCAGCTCcagggccctgcctcctcccttttCCCTGTACTCGCTGCATCAAGGATGGTGCCACAGTCTCTCTTCCCATCCTGTTGGGTCCTTATCATTCTACTCCCAGGATGCAGCCAGAGCAATGAAGGCTTGATCCTGTCACTCTGCGGGCAGACTCTCCAGTGGTTTCGACCAGCTGTGGCCCCAGCTTACATTCCCTGCTCTGTTCCACCCAGAGCTCCCCACCCCTGCAGCTGCCTGGGGGCTGGAGGCCTCCTGCTCCTCCCAGCACATGTCAGACCCAATCATCACTCCTCACAAAGGCTCCCTAGCCTGGCCTTTGGGATCAAATCTCCTTTCCTAGGCCCACCCAGTGATGGCACTGGTCACCGTTGCCATCATGATCAAGGACTGACGACGATTTCCCCCACTGGAATATAATGGAAACTGGGTCTTCGATTTCCCCCACTGGAGTATAATGGAAACTGGGTCTTGTCTATTTTCAATACTGCATCCCCAGTTTTtttacctggcatatagtaaacatTGAACATATGGATGTATGAgtagatggaaggatggatggatggatggccagtgggagggtggatgggtagatggatggatagttggatggatggatggatggatggatggatgcatgcatggatggatggatggatggatggatggatgcatagaTGGATGCATAGATGGCGAAAtgtttgggtgggtgggtggatgtaTGGTTGGTTGGGTGGGTGGATGCACAGATACAACTGAAACCAAATCAAGGATTCTAAATATGTGGGAATGCTCCCAAATCATGGTGGTCTGATTTGAAGATTAGGAAAGTTCTTTTCTTCCATACCATCATAGCATTCTAGTAATTTGTTAGTCAAAACCTcttaatttacagatgaggaaactgaggctcagaaaagacaaAGTATTTTTGCTGAAATGCTTCTGCAAAAGACAGGAGGTTTTGGCAGCATTTCTCAACAACAAGTCCCTGTGTGCACTGGTGGGTCTGATGCGTTAGAGGGTGCACAGCAAGTCtgcaaatgatttattttaataaattagtcTAATTCAAACGACTAGATTTCCACATATAACCTTATCACTGTTACTCATTGCATTCTAATGTGCTTTCTGGAGAAGGAACAGGAAAGCAAGAGGTACAGGGAGATCTGGTGAGAGAACTGCAGCCCCCGGGATGCAACAATCCTAGTACACCAGACACCTGTGGCAGCTGGGGTGCAGGTGAGGGGCCCAGGGGCTGGAGCTGCTCCTCAGCTCCTTGCATTCATGTCATGGCCCACATATTAGGGGGTTTTCTGACACTTCTAAGCCCTTAGAGAAGTAAGATGCTTCTGCACTGTTCTCTACACCCTTGGGGTTGTCTCCCCAGGAGGAAGTGAGACTTCCCTGACTGGTGAGATAGGGAAGGCTGTCCTCTGGGTACAGTTTCCCCATGGTGTGGTTAGATCATGCCAGGTCACTGAGATGAGCTTGCCCACTggggctgccctccccacccttcaTGACATCCTGAGCTGACAGGCAACCTGGCGTGGTGGGGAGGGTTTGGTCAGGCGGCAGTGTGAGGAGTCCCACTTTGACTTCCCCTCCAGTCCAGCCTTGCCATTGATAAAGctgcctttcttctcctttcctgacTTTGGCGACTAGCTGACCATTGATTCAGAATCTGGATGTGATTAATTAGCTCCCTAAACCCTGACAGGATTAGTGTGGTGTTTACCCCACACGTACATTATTTGGTTATTTCCCCCGCACATTACGAAGCTTGTCAAATATTTGAACTGGCCTCTAGGTCAGGCTGTGCAGGTGACCTTTCTTCAGTAGAAGGGAGGCTGAAACCCTGACCAAGAAAAGTAAACTAAATTCCAGGATGTTTTCAGTTCTTCCCCGCATGAAATCAGAATAAATCTAGTTAATTTGAGGACCATGTAGATCTTCACAGTGACATAGCTAAACTGCCAATCACCTGATCAATTCGCTGTCTTTATTCTTGTcgtttgctttgtatttttttctctgtgaatcATAAGTCTGGTAACCAAGGGGCTCTGGGATTATAAATAATCATGATTCAGAGGTTCTCTACTCTCTATGATATACcacttccttgctttctttttcctttttctatgccAGGCTAGGAAGACTGCCTAAGAAGACACTTTTCTCAAGAACTTCATAAATGATCGAGCCAACTATGATAGATCATTCTGGATCAATTATTAACAGCTGAAAAGAATTGCATAGGATATGCACTCCATGTTTATGTTTCTATCAGGAGCTCTTAAATACCGAATTCTATGTTTCTCATAATATGATTGCTACACGTGCAAGAAAGAAGCTTGCCTGGTCTCTATGTAACGTGGGAAGTACGAGATGAAGCCTGGTTAAACAAGCTTCTTCACTGCAGAACTTCTCAGTGCCTTTGAGACACCGTCATGCAATGTGAGTCAACCAGAAGACATGTCATGGTATTGCCCACACTTGCCATTCCCCAGAAACCTTCCTCCGCCCCTTTACTTGGTAGAGCATTTAATGGGGCTAATGTCCCCCAGAACACAGAGTGGAAAGCACAGCCCCAGTGAAAGAGAGATTTGGTAAGGACATCTCAGGTGCCCTTTAGAGGACAGTTCTCAAAACA
The genomic region above belongs to Manis javanica isolate MJ-LG chromosome 7, MJ_LKY, whole genome shotgun sequence and contains:
- the TACC2 gene encoding transforming acidic coiled-coil-containing protein 2 isoform X16 codes for the protein MGNENSTSDNQQQDSGLHNVILWPPHAGPPQRTSSAQSPESVQPPGNSQNIRRKPEEKSGSSGHGDVPRCGRGGSCSASERAASQDPCTVCPEVTEPRKCPQEARGPESSPLPSPPSPWEQECHSATMPFAEGSPEGCLESPAEAPEGWPLVQHSRREPSPKAPGVALAAFVPEEDSSAWGSVATIVPSAGREGGMKEEVDKAASSSHLEQQPGRPPAPLKEQPCAEVSQPGGFGSPGKEAAGGFPPTESGQGVVPKAPAAAHPGKESSAGLEESPTKTETPILQDPAPRASDREKCQVEVMPEDLADDSVFLKPCGSTRKNSGASQEEDINAASQEICQQQMGAHLPCTELPWGSLRPALAPGAGGSRKETLDASDAQHSSQTRGWGAQPGNAVCAPPGDQPEGVLLMSAEQSPHVPAEEVRPAPNLSPQPATWASAAAANPSWLAREMVHGAEIPVLRVPAEELAGAELGGQEKCASDLGRAGVHPEGIPREVPPPLPQEERGELSIKEQGHEVQQGVLPPPLPSTSDESALGPEREAKAPQSPAVVNEESGLPEASPRGQEEAPELPSANPENPQGEQPQALGCRPDPEVEKDEISKLNGTVESQVLPSTDSAQPLREEGPQPTGRLGSVSEGAARSSVAHASDSLPKLHENGRILIPGPDGAGEHVLPEGAGWEGPRLQTKCPHTLQDLGGLGIMDSLPALESEKSDFLSTPAAEVVPKAQEVERRSEIKAMSHPSARTPDNCEEAGLPASPDRSCGLGHDAAGQEARADGPQPPEGEDLAMDSGLTSLSLEHSQQGIPSFPGDSCIRVAAPERPSVPSENHLQPSQSDPDASIFDMLREKTRVCKNGEETYPGDPGLKKLGTDSSQIHVPVTPQEDACLPTCGEKEQASRSELQREHPKDSLSDATRSAARDSVLESPATEQSELSAPVSPELPALGENGQEGARSDRRPSGVGPPAADTSEESSLAGNLNRKENCCAGQGPSKSRQELVGTLEVSSQHEEACLGDGGASEAADTRRLLEGLSKTEKTSANTVGTPPRQPEPVALLDAAHCPPVPAPASPSVTTTQDAPERESGAETQGGRQRPVLAPRKEMEQPATSDAEARELLGSFPSAQEQGRAAETSGNAGRGDLGMQSAPEDAGEAALNAGFLNTGQCPSPGEETSTSAPGEPCQAEQPSASCQDALPPAGELGGIHRSMAEIPEAQAVSSAERLLLSGPPEDAAPDPPYLHVEVAPREGAEDSGEKALSSQGPRAPGESTSPTEAPLLALENATSMKLSLGLPASLPQPAATGREITGAQASGGSSKAGTLEGPVDSMPYLDRMPLLTKGEHMLVEEKAAGAKPYEIPAPPACEEGMAGETAKGTKSIGERMVEPPEDLSRGTSGGLHARSKQTSTVSGFPDFREHITKIFEKAGLRALTADGPQGAPGEKARAGSSERDKDLIVPSPEKLLDGTQGVAIAPLPTPSPGLWVDSKEKKQELAGEAEISCVGPQAPAPEKLPGQVGPVTKQSLRSASVGKEMTGVAQMVQEREKPEGAGGAGPGLGSQAHSQQGRGCQGFASGLSSQVPPQSPREGASLQGDRVPPGKQQQETSTLSCQPGEDGAWGFAQAEALGGVSVCTSALGTSSPLGDVPIVAEAFSEPWTPDTLGGEKRHGGAARISDTPDARGGQSAPEPQAGAVAGAPLQPSPAAGAAGEAEGDVTLSTAETRAHVSGDLPETGTTRMLSGMAWPSVLPGSSGVPGCSEGAPRMEDEAARHGDSSAGLQQAEEQREPELPGPAGNRKVAVSSPPEPDESRDLELHSLAPEAPHGERYFQGKSPGPGPCTLPSVPEKDAPNVTGDVISDEARAVGDAERSVKSSSIADGVIQPAVLGDLENPPLAASSHHGDVISQVSTDLTARSISPAAAHVDLVLPASEHASLPFAPDGDGVEASAPSFQSLTEDVSRSSDSEEAFETPESTTPVKAPPAPPPPPPEVIPEPEISTQPPLEEPGCASESVCVPDGPRSSSVEGSPFHPPPHSSSAVFDEDKPIASSGTYNLDFDNIELVDDFQASEPRSSDSKSQDCKVNARRKSTDSVPTSKSTLSRSLSLQAGDFDGASCTGGTEAGVPAPDAYSSGSGSAASTLKRTKKPRPPSLKKKQTTKKPSETPPVKETQPEPAGESPVPSEENQVAETKTESTKTEGSGPALSEEAPLEPTAVPKAACAPDSESAEAAVPPASGGGRVQNSPPSGRKALPLATAPEAVEVTPLESGGQEDSPAKGLSVRLEFDYSEDKGSWDTQQENPPPTKKIGKKPVAKMPLRRPKMKKTPEKLDNSPASPTRSPAEPNDIPIAKGTYTFDIDKWDDPNFNPFSSTSKMQESPKLPQQSYTFGPDTCDESIDPFKTSSKTPSSPSKSPASFEIPASAIEANGVDGDGLNKPAKKKKTPLKTDTFRVKKSPKRSPLSDPPSQDPTPAVTPETPPVISTVVHATDEEKLAVTSQKWTCMTVDLEADKQDYPQPSDLSTFVNETKFNSPTEDLGYRNSYEIEYMEKIGSSLPQDDDTPKKQALYLMFDTSQESPGQSPPVRMSESPTPCSGSSFEETEALVNTGAKIQHPVSRGLAPNQEPHLQVPEKSSQKELEAMALGTASDAIEITAPEGSFASADTLLSRLAHPASLCGALDYLEPDLAEKNPPVFAQKLQREAAHPTDVSISKTALYSRIGTAEVETPTGLLFQQPNLDATLQMARAEIITKEREVSEWKDKYEESRREVMEMRKIVAEYEKTIAQMIEDEQREKSVSHQTVQQLVLEKEQALADLNSVEKSLADLFRRYEKMKEVLEGFRKNEEVLKKCAQEYLSRVKKEEQRYQALKVHAEEKLDRANAEIAQVRGKAQQEQAAYQASLRKEQLRVDALERTLEQKNKEIEELTKICDELIAKMGKS